One part of the Coffea eugenioides isolate CCC68of chromosome 10, Ceug_1.0, whole genome shotgun sequence genome encodes these proteins:
- the LOC113750644 gene encoding putative nuclease HARBI1: MNGTHVPAHPPPREQMAYTNRHGQATQNVLAICDFDMRFSYIYVGWEGSAHDTHILDGALTGPTHFSMPPPGKYYLVDSAYRNIPGFLAPYCGTPRQPAQGRRGFSSPKQLFNTRHSSFRNVIERCFGMLKRGFAIFRGPVPNFYMSAQINVVIACCTLHNFIRDELPDDDIFNDHDQSMDIEREGGVPPMPEIQPLSASQEEVNEWHEMRDELANRMWNAYHNARRRRNEVGGEAEIMIDTYFIVGQWRINESDMNDASQFEASKCDDQY, from the exons ATGAATGGTACACATGTTCCAGCACATCCTCCACCTAGAGAGCAAATGGCGTACACGAATAGGCATGGCCAAGCAACTCAAAATGTACTAGCCATTTGTGATTTTGATATGCGTTTTTCATATATTTATGTTGGTTGGGAAGGAAGCGCCCATGATACACACATCTTGGATGGAGCACTAACAGGACCTACACATTTTTCGATGCCCCCGCCAG GGAAATACTACCTTGTGGACTCAGCATACAGAAATATTCCTGGATTCCTTGCACCATATTGTGGAACACCTCGACAACCTGCACAAGGTCGACGTGGGTTTTCCTCCCCGAAGCAACTTTTCAATACTCGTCATTCATCATTCAGAAATGTAATTGAGAGATGCTTTGGGATGCTTAAAAGGGGATTCGCCATCTTTCGCGGTCCTGTACCTAATTTTTATATGAGTGCACAGATAAATGTGGTGATAGCTTGCTGCACTTTACACAATTTCATACGGGATGAATTGCCAGATGATGACATATTCAATGATCATGATCAATCGATGGATATCGAGAGAGAAGGAGGGGTCCCACCAATGCCAGAAATTCAACCCCTAAGTGCCTCACAAGAAGAGGTCAATGAATGGCATGAAATGAGGGATGAACTGGCAAACAGAATGTGGAATGCGTATCACAATGCAAGGCGAAG GAGAAATGAGGTTGGCGGTGAAGCTGAGATTATGATAGATACATATTTTATAGTTGGTCAATGGAGAATAAATGAG TCGGATATGAATGATGCGAGCCAGTTTGAGGCATCAAAGTGTGATGACCAATATTGA